Proteins encoded by one window of Cannabis sativa cultivar Pink pepper isolate KNU-18-1 chromosome 4, ASM2916894v1, whole genome shotgun sequence:
- the LOC133036741 gene encoding uncharacterized protein LOC133036741, which produces MSRNRDKLGRFVKQQIEILENSPKSSSSTRSHSPPSPILPALPMMAQQQEIQPRTLQDYLHPTRTATPSCIMYPMNMPNFDFKPGMIQLLPTFHGMENESPYVHIQAFEEVVATFNNQADIINLVRLKFFPFSLKDKAKSWLYSLRPRSIGTWDEMTKVFFSKFFPPHKTSSLKRQISTFTQKDHETFHQVWERFKDLMGQCPHHGYESWRLVSYFYDGLTADKRQFVQMMCNGDFLQKDPEEALEYLEEISEKSYTWSAPSPTDKPRTAGVYQLKEEDSVKAQLEALKKQFEAFKTQEGKALQIAAKVEKQEPCFICGGTDHQPQECPSLSMLRGGDEEQCNALGDYKKPYNAYSNTYNPGWRNHPNFSWKDTSQNQASGSQWRPDQQKNFLESSMKILAESQLEFRTYFTQVIEELKDIKIQITKLNDSSVIQERGKLPAQPLITPKGQHMAQTSAPSESNLKGVNAITTRSGQSTVSPLPKTTSVPMPAPDADVPQNLPVKVPFPQALKSTGKVLESHSEILDFLTQVKVNLPLLHVIKQVPAYAKVIKDLCTIKRKHHVKKTAFLAEQASAVIDCKTPLKYKDPGCPTISCQIGEQEFGQALLDLGASVNLMPYSIYLQLGLGELKPTSVVLQLADRSVKKPRGIVEDVLIQIDKFYYPVDFLILDTQSEVNLESKIPIILGRPFLATKKCTHQL; this is translated from the coding sequence atgtCACGAAATAGAGACAAATTAGGGAgatttgtaaaacaacaaattgaaattttagaaaactctCCTAAATCGTCTTCTTCCACTCGTTCTCATTCACCACCATCACCCATACTTCCTGCACTTCCAATGATGGCTCAACAACAGGAAATCCAACCAAGAACGCTACAGGATTATCTACATCCTACGCGTACGGCCACACCTTCATGCATAATGTATCCCATGAATATGCCCAACTTCGATTTCAAACCTGGCATGATTCAACTTTTACCAACCTTTCATGGTATGGAAAATGAGAGTCCATATGTGCATATTCAGGCCTTCGAAGAGGTGGTGGCCACATTCAACAACCAAGCTGACATCATTAACTTGGTGAGATTGAAGTTCTTTCCCTTCTCACTCAAGGACAAAGCCAAAAGCTGGTTGTATTCCTTAAGGCCAAGGTCTATTGGGACATGGGATGAGatgacaaaagtatttttctctaaattttttcCACCCCATAAGACCAGCAGCCTTAAGAGGCAAATCTCTACCTTCACCCAAAAGGACCATGAAACGTTTCATCAGgtctgggagaggtttaaagatttgATGGGCCAGTGCCCACATCATGGATACGAAAGTTGGCGTCTTGTCAGCTATTTCTACGACGGTCTCACAGCCGACAAAAGACAATTCGTACAAATGATGTGCAATGGCGACTTCCTACAGAAAGATCCCGAAGAAGCTTTGGAATATCTTGAAGAAATTTCTGAAAAATCATACACATGGAGTGCGCCAAGTCCTACAGACAAGCCACGAACAGCCGGAGTCTACCAATTGAAGGAGGAGGACAGTGTGAAAGCTCAACTTGAAGCTTTGAAAAAACAATTTGAGgctttcaaaactcaagaaggTAAAGCACTCCAGATTGCTGCAAAAGTGGAAAAGCAAGAACCATGCTTCATTTGTGGAGGGACTGATCATCAACCCCAAGAGTGCCCTAGTCTTAGTATGTTAAGGGGAGGAGATGAGGAACAGTGTAATGCCTTAGGGGATTACAAGAAGCCTTATAATGCCTACTCTAACACATACAATCCTGGTTGGCGTAACCATCCCAATTTCAGTTGGAAGGATACAAGTCAAAATCAAGCATCTGGGAGCCAATGGAGGCCTGATCAACAAAAGAATTTTCTTGAGAGTTCCATGAAAATTCTCGCAGAATCCCAACTAGAGTTTAGGACTTATTTCACTCAGGTGATAGAGGAATTGAAGGACATAAAGATTCAAATAACAAAGTTAAATGATTCTTCAGTCATTCAAGAGCGTGGTAAGCTTCCCGCTCAGCCTCTAATCACTCCCAAAGGGCAACATATGGCACAAACTTCTGCTCCTTCAGAGTCTAATCTCAAAGGGGTTAATGCTATTACTACCCGAAGTGGTCAAAGTACGGTATCACCATTACCTAAGACCACTAGTGTACCAATGCCCGCTCCAGATGCTGATGTGCCACAGAACCTTCCAGTAAAGGTGCCCTTTCCTCAGGCTTTGAAATCCACTGGAAAGGTACTGGAAAGTCATAGCGAGATCCTTGACTTTTTGACACAAGTTAAGGTTAACCTACCATTACTTCATGTAATCAAGCAAGTACCGGCTTATGCCAAAGTTATCAAGGATCTATGCACTATCAAAAGGAAGCACCATGTCAAGAAAACTGCATTCTTGGCAGAACAAGCTAGTGCGGTGATCGACTGCAAGACACCGCTTAAATACAAAGATCCTGGTTGTCCCACCATTTCATGTCAAATAGGGGAACAGGAATTTGGCCAAGCCCTCCTGGACTTAGGTGCAAGTGTAAATCTCATGCCTTATTCCATATACTTGCAACTAGGCCTAGGAGAACTTAAGCCCACATCTGTGGTGCTACAATTGGCCGATCGATCAGTTAAGAAACCTCGGGGAATAGTTGAAGATGTCTTGATTCAAATTGATAAATTCTATTATCCTGTGGATTTTCTCATCTTGGACACTCAATCTGAAGTCAACTTAGAGTCCAAAATTCCCATCATTCTCGGACGACCATTCCTCGCAACAAAGAAATGCACTCATCAATTGTAG